The genomic DNA TGATGCCCATCGGCGTAGGGTTTGACGGCAAGGATCTGATGCAGGTTGATCCAGCCCTTCTGGAATGCGTAGGCGCAGCCGGCCAGGTACAGACGCCAGATGCGCAGGGTTTTTTCCGGCACCAGCGCCGCAGCCCTGTGCAGCTGGTTCTCCAGGTTATCGCTCCAATGGTGCAAGGTCTTGGCGTAATGCATGCGCAAGCTCTCGACATCGACGACCTCCAGCCCCGCGGCACACAGGCTTGCGCTGATCATCGACAAGTGCGGCAGCTCACCGTTGGGGAATACGTAGTGGTCAATGAACTCACCAGCCCCTCGCCCCACCGGACGACCATCGACATGCTTGGCGGTGATGCCATGGTTCATCACCAAGCCACCCTCTCGCACAGCGCCGAACAACTTCTGGCTGTACAGCGCCAGATTGGCATGCCCGACATGCTCGAACATGCCAACGCTGACCACCTTGTCGAAGCGGCCATCCTGGGGAAGGTCGCGATAGTCGAGGATCTGCAGGTCGACCCTGTCGGCCAGGCCTTCTGCCTTCACCCGCTGCCGCGCCAGCTTGAGCTGCTCCTTGCTCAAGGTTATGCCGAACACCTTCGCACCGTACTCGCGTGCGGCAAAGCGTGACAGCCCACCCCAACCGCAGCCGACGTCCAGCAGGTAGTCATCGGCTTGCAGCCGCAGCTTACGGCACAGGTGGTCAAACTTGTCCTGCTGGGCCTGATCAAGGGTATTGTCCTGCTCACGGAAGTAGGCGCAGGAATACGCCATGTCCTGATCGAGCCAGAGTTGATAGAACGCGTTGGAGACGTCGTAGTGGTAGGAGATGGACTTGGCGTCTGTGCGCTTGTCGTGAGCCACACGCTGTGGCGGTGCCTCATCTTCCTCCGTCAGCAAGGCTTCGCTCAGCTCATCACACACCCGAATGGCTTCACCGATATCGCCCTCCAGCTCCAGCTTGCCTTCCACGAACGCGGCGCCCAACTGGTGCATGCTTGGATGGGTCAGCTGAGCGATCAGCTGAGGCTCCTTGACGAGGATGGTGACCTGCGGACTGGGCCCCAGATCGAACTGGTTACCGTCCCACAGTTTCAGACGAAGCGGCAAGTGCAGGCTCTGCAGCGCCGGCGGAAGTTGCGCAAGCATGAACGACCCTCCTTCTGGGCTCGATACATGAAATTTCGAACACCACCGAATCAGGGTAGTTCATTCGTGCGAAGTTTCCGCTGAATGAACCAAGGTCTAGAACTAACTGATCTTATGAATACTGCAGATTGTATACAATTTAGCGCTCTCAGCTTAACCTTGTGTCCATCTCGCGCTTCTTCATCTGGAGTAGAAACCCATGAAATCCTATGACGTGGTGATCATCGGCGGTGGCCCTGGCGGCTACAACGCGGCGATTCGTGCTGGGCAACTGGGTCTGAGTGTCGCCTGTGTGGAAGGCCGCTCGACCCTTGGCGGTACCTGCCTGAATGTCGGCTGCATGCCGTCCAAGGCATTGCTGCATGCCTCGGAATTGTATGAGGCAGCCAGCGGTGACGAGTTTGCTCACCTCGGCATCGAAGTGAAGCCAACCCTGAATCTCGCTCAGATGATGAAACAGAAGGACGAGAGCGTGACTGGCCTGACCAAGGGCATCGAGTACCTGTTTCGCAAGAACAAGGTCGACTGGATCAAAGGCTGGGGCCGCCTGGATGGCGTAGGCAAGGTCATCGTCAAAGCCGAGGACGGCAGCGAGATCTCGCTGCAGGCCAAGGACATTGTCATCGCTACCGGCTCCGAGCCCACTCCCCTTCCAGGCGTGACTATTGATAACCAGCGCATCATCGATTCCACAGGCGCTTTGGCCCTTCCCGAGGTGCCCAAGCACCTGATCGTGATCGGCGCCGGCGTCATCGGCCTGGAGCTGGGTTCGGTGTGGCGTCGCCTGGGCAGCCAGGTCACCGTCATTGAATACCTCGACCGCATCTGCCCCGGCACAGATGAGGAAACCGCAAAGACCCTGCAAAAGGCCCTGGCCAAGCAAGGCATGGCCTTCAAGCTCGGCAGCAAGGTGACTCAGGCAACGGCCTCGCCCGACGGCGTCAGCCTGACGCTGGAGCCGGCCGCCGGCGGCGCTGCAGAAACACTGCAAGCCGACTACGTACTGGTTGCCATCGGCCGTCGTCCTTATACCCAAGGCCTGAATCTGGAAAGTGTCGGGCTGCAGACCGATAAACGCGGCATGCTCACCAACGAGCATCATCGCACCTCGGTACCGGGTGTCTGGGTCATTGGCGACGTCACCTCCGGCCCAATGCTGGCGCACAAGGCCGAAGATGAAGCGGTCGCCTGCATCGAGCGCATCGCCGGAAAACCCCACGAAGTCAATTACAACCTGATCCCCGGCGTGATCTACACCCGCCCCGAGTTGGCCAGCGTCGGCAAGACCGAAGAGCAACTCAAGGCAGAGGGCCGCGCCTACAAAGTGGGCAAGTTCCCCTTCACCGCCAACAGCCGCGCGAAGATCAACCATGAGACCGAAGGCTTCGCCAAGGTCCTCGCTGATGCCAACACCGATGAGGTACTGGGCGTG from Pseudomonas putida includes the following:
- the cfaB gene encoding C17 cyclopropane fatty acid synthase CfaB, which encodes MLAQLPPALQSLHLPLRLKLWDGNQFDLGPSPQVTILVKEPQLIAQLTHPSMHQLGAAFVEGKLELEGDIGEAIRVCDELSEALLTEEDEAPPQRVAHDKRTDAKSISYHYDVSNAFYQLWLDQDMAYSCAYFREQDNTLDQAQQDKFDHLCRKLRLQADDYLLDVGCGWGGLSRFAAREYGAKVFGITLSKEQLKLARQRVKAEGLADRVDLQILDYRDLPQDGRFDKVVSVGMFEHVGHANLALYSQKLFGAVREGGLVMNHGITAKHVDGRPVGRGAGEFIDHYVFPNGELPHLSMISASLCAAGLEVVDVESLRMHYAKTLHHWSDNLENQLHRAAALVPEKTLRIWRLYLAGCAYAFQKGWINLHQILAVKPYADGHHDLPWTRDDLYR
- the lpdA gene encoding dihydrolipoyl dehydrogenase → MKSYDVVIIGGGPGGYNAAIRAGQLGLSVACVEGRSTLGGTCLNVGCMPSKALLHASELYEAASGDEFAHLGIEVKPTLNLAQMMKQKDESVTGLTKGIEYLFRKNKVDWIKGWGRLDGVGKVIVKAEDGSEISLQAKDIVIATGSEPTPLPGVTIDNQRIIDSTGALALPEVPKHLIVIGAGVIGLELGSVWRRLGSQVTVIEYLDRICPGTDEETAKTLQKALAKQGMAFKLGSKVTQATASPDGVSLTLEPAAGGAAETLQADYVLVAIGRRPYTQGLNLESVGLQTDKRGMLTNEHHRTSVPGVWVIGDVTSGPMLAHKAEDEAVACIERIAGKPHEVNYNLIPGVIYTRPELASVGKTEEQLKAEGRAYKVGKFPFTANSRAKINHETEGFAKVLADANTDEVLGVHLVGPSVSEMIGEFCVAMEFSASAEDIALTCHPHPTRSEALRQAAMNVDGMAMQI